Genomic segment of Shewanella sp. OMA3-2:
CAGGTAACCTTGAAGACTTTTTCACTTTTCAAGTCAAAGTAAAACAAGGACCTGAAGGCAAGCAATGGTTAATCGATAACAAACCCGATGCCAAAGCGTTTTTTGACTTTATAAAACAGCTGCCTCCCAGTGCCAGCTTTGCCAATAGTCGCTATTTTGGTGTTAACAGCTTCCTCTTCACCAGCAAGAATAACGATGTAGTACCTGGACGTTGGATTTTTGAACCCGTCGACGGTGTCGTTAATTTAACTCAGACTCAACTGACAGAACTTGCTGATGACTTTTTAAAAGATGAATTATTAACCCGAATTAAAGATAAACCCGCGGTATGGAATTTATTTATCAAGCTTGCAGAAAAAGGCGATAAAATTAATGATCCTACGGTGCTATGGCCAGAGACTAGACAGCGTTTATTAGTTGGCCAAGTGATCATTAACGGTGAAAGAGATACTGAATTGAATATTCAAGAATGTGGTAAAACTATTTTTAATCCAGTGTTATTGCCAAAGGGAATTACACCGTCAGCTGACCCGATTTTAAATGCTCGCACACCTGCTTACATTGAATCTTTTATTAGACGTCAGTAAAACCCGCGCATTTACACAGTATGATCCATCACCTCAAGGATTGGGTCATACGGTGAGGTTTATCTGAGTAATTGTTCCATTATTTAAGTTAGATTAGTACTCGATGATGACTAATCAGTCATCTTTAACTATTAAAACTAAACAGTAAAATAGCTGATAATCGAGTTGACCTATCTAATCCATTTTCTATCATACAAGAGACTATAATGAGCCTAATTGTTTATGGTGTACCACTTTCGCCTTATGTGCGTAAACTGCGTTTATGTTTGGCAGAAAAAAACCTCGATTATCAACTGGTGATTGTATTGCCTTTTGATCAACCAACTTGGTTTAAAGATCTTAATCCTTTGGGGCGTATTCCAGCAATAAAAGACGGTGATTTAACCTTGGCTGATTCCAGCGTGATATGCCAATATCTTGAAGACAAATATCATCACCTCACGCCATTATTAGGCCAAACCGCAGAACAACATGCCAAGGTCCGCTGGTTAGAAAAGTATGCCGATTATGAGCTAGCGCCGATTACCACCTTTACCCTATTTCAGCAGCGCGTAATCAATCCAAGCATGGGTAATGATTGTGATGAACAAATCATCATGACAGCCTTAAACGAAAAGCTTCCTGTCCACTTCGATTACTTAGAGCAGCTCTTAGGCAACAATCAATTTTTTGTCGGCGACACTCTAAGTCTTGCCGATTTGGCGTTCGCTTCTCAAATAGTTAATATGGCACACGCCGGTGAACAGATAGATATCGAACGTTGGCCAAATCTTTTTGCACTTTATACCCGAATAAACACGCGGCCTTCTATGCAGAATTTATGGCAAGATGAACAACAAATATTATCTTCAATGAAAAAAGCAAAGGTTCAAAATATCTAAATTTGGGATTAAATGGTTACAAGCTACAGCAAAACTCACCGCTAAAGATCAGCCCTAAAATCCGGCGCAATTTTGCGCTTTAAGGAAGCGAATACTTAGTCAAACCCTCTGTTGGGTTTGGCTAAGTTCGTAATAGTGCCAGCAGTGTTTTCGCAGATCCATGTTGCAGTGTGTTATTTTTTATCAATGACATTAACTGCTAGGGCCTGTTGATCTTTCAGGGTTGTTTTGGCAGCGAATTGTTGGTCATTTGTACAGGGCAGAGACTTTGTGATGTCGTTATTCTACATAAAAAGTCGATAGCGCAGTAAAAATGACCAACAAACGCTGCCCGAAGGGTTCGGCTAAAAACGTTTTTAACTCGAACAAAATTCAACCAGCAAAGATCAATAGGCCCTAGATAATCACTCTCGCCGCTTAATTACTTTAAAATTAACATTTGTTTTATTTCAAATACTTAATCTTTAATGCTTCATTTTGTTGCGCCAATATCTTACTGAGCTCACCCTAACCACAACAATGCTCCAAGTCTATTAACACAAATCATCACTCTCAAAACGAACCGAATCGTTCGTTTTACATGTTAAGATATCATCTTCATCACAACTTATTTCTAGCTAAAGCGCTATATTCTATTATGAACAAACTCAGTCGAAATGAAAGACACGCTGTTATTTTCAAGTTGCTTAGCATGCATAAACAGCTGTCTAACCAACAATTATCCAAATTACTCACTGTGACAGCTAAAACAATCCGCTGTGATCTCGTTCAATTAGAACAGGCAGGTCTTGTAAAAAGAATTCATGGTGGCGTTAGTCAGTCTGAAGGGGTGGATATCAGTAAGTTCAGCTTGGATGCAATGCTGACAGAATTGATACAACACAGCGCAATGTCTGACACCTTAGAAAGCGATTTAAAACAAGGTAGATTAAGAAAAATGAAACATAAAGTATTTGTACTTGGCTCATT
This window contains:
- a CDS encoding catalase family peroxidase, whose translation is MATRRYQTLSKICLLSSLSILSTSLYASDKTMQEIVDAVNGTPDLASREAGKKVKLRNHAKGFCTSGYFTPNPQLNEQLAIPFFNQSKIDVTARFSMGGTNPHASDKTAGRFMSLKIEGDKENLNFVTTNSPVFFAGNLEDFFTFQVKVKQGPEGKQWLIDNKPDAKAFFDFIKQLPPSASFANSRYFGVNSFLFTSKNNDVVPGRWIFEPVDGVVNLTQTQLTELADDFLKDELLTRIKDKPAVWNLFIKLAEKGDKINDPTVLWPETRQRLLVGQVIINGERDTELNIQECGKTIFNPVLLPKGITPSADPILNARTPAYIESFIRRQ
- a CDS encoding glutathione S-transferase family protein; translated protein: MSLIVYGVPLSPYVRKLRLCLAEKNLDYQLVIVLPFDQPTWFKDLNPLGRIPAIKDGDLTLADSSVICQYLEDKYHHLTPLLGQTAEQHAKVRWLEKYADYELAPITTFTLFQQRVINPSMGNDCDEQIIMTALNEKLPVHFDYLEQLLGNNQFFVGDTLSLADLAFASQIVNMAHAGEQIDIERWPNLFALYTRINTRPSMQNLWQDEQQILSSMKKAKVQNI